The following DNA comes from Candidatus Poribacteria bacterium.
CGGTCGCTTGTCTTTCGTCGCTAGACCGAGCATGTTGTCGCTCATCCATGGTCCACGCGGATCATTGTCCGGATTGGTGTACTTTCCTAAATCCTTCTCCTTTCCCTGTACTCTCTGGCCGTAACAGACAACGTACTCGTGGTCGCTAGATACACCCGTTTTGTCACGACTATCAACATTGTGCCGACTTTTCCAGATGAACGCGGCGATAAACTGCTCCTCTCCAAACACTTCATCGAGAAGCATACGAAGCCGTGGTTGTTCTATGTCATCAATGGACACGAACAAGATACCGTCTTCGGCTAGCAACTGCCGCGCGACGAACAGCCGCGGAAACATCATCGAGAGCCACGCGGAGTGATACCGCCCGTTCGTCTCCGTCTTCGACGACGTATGGTTCCCGTTCTCGTCCTTCTGTCCCGTCAGGCGAAGATAGGCGTCCAGCGGATCGGCGTAGTGGTCGCGGTAGACGAAGTCGTTGCCGGTGTTGTACGGCGGGTCAATGTAGATCATCTTCACCCGCCCGGCGTAGGACTTGTAGAGGAGCTTCAGGACTTCGAGATTGTCGCCCTCGATGAACACGTGATTCGTCGTGTCGAACGCGACGGACTCCTCGCGGCAGGGCACGAGGGTCGCCCGCGACGGCATCTGGAGCAGTCGAATCGCGTCCCGCTTGCCCGCCCACGTGAAGGAGTAGCGCTCCGCCCGCGACTCGACGCCCTCACCGAGCGCGGCGCGGAGTTTCTCCACGTCGAGCTTGCCCTCCGTGAAGGCTTCGGGAAAGAGGCGTCTCAGTTCGGCAAGTCGTTCTGCGTTGAGGTCGGGCGTTTCGGCGGCGACTTTGTTCGGCGATTCAGTTCCCATGCTGCGCCGTTCCTCAGTAGGCGGATCGTGTCGAATCTGAGCGCATCTACGTGACGTATACGGACTGTCACGAACGTCCCGTTACGAAATGCGCCTTCG
Coding sequences within:
- a CDS encoding site-specific DNA-methyltransferase; this translates as MGTESPNKVAAETPDLNAERLAELRRLFPEAFTEGKLDVEKLRAALGEGVESRAERYSFTWAGKRDAIRLLQMPSRATLVPCREESVAFDTTNHVFIEGDNLEVLKLLYKSYAGRVKMIYIDPPYNTGNDFVYRDHYADPLDAYLRLTGQKDENGNHTSSKTETNGRYHSAWLSMMFPRLFVARQLLAEDGILFVSIDDIEQPRLRMLLDEVFGEEQFIAAFIWKSRHNVDSRDKTGVSSDHEYVVCYGQRVQGKEKDLGKYTNPDNDPRGPWMSDNMLGLATKDKRPNLHYDLINPETNINYGCPEKGWRFDKRTMARKIEEKRIIWPASPDGRPRHKKFLNELESRFTGFSSLLDVPTTSAGTQALRAIFGTEVFEFPKPVELVKALVKQGNGEDAIYLDFFAGVCPLAQAILEQNRNDGVSRRFIVVQLPEPTPKDSVARNMGFQTVADIGKERIRRVIAKVQQERDESLPLNGNAEDLGFRVFKLAESNFRQWKAVEEHDFETWMRQMELFVDPLLPDTAVESAIFEIA